The proteins below are encoded in one region of Lactuca sativa cultivar Salinas chromosome 3, Lsat_Salinas_v11, whole genome shotgun sequence:
- the LOC111919143 gene encoding uncharacterized protein At4g14450, chloroplastic, with the protein MADESVKAKRQPSRLQRRAPASIQVTPIGHWNVAIPLLSPLVLSPEVKTNCVENMKEECRRVVNSDNNKIASEAEKTPIVYKKWQHPAAPFYYESAPPLLQSICTGIVDRS; encoded by the coding sequence ATGGCGGATGAATCTGTTAAAGCGAAGAGACAACCTAGCAGGTTACAGCGGAGAGCGCCGGCGTCGATACAGGTAACTCCGATCGGTCACTGGAATGTAGCGATCCCTCTTTTATCTCCGCTGGTTTTGTCGCCGGAAGTGAAGACTAATTGTGTTGAAAATATGAAAGAGGAGTGTCGAAGAGTTGTGAATAGTGATAATAATAAGATCGCATCGGAGGCGGAGAAGACGCCGATTGTGTATAAGAAATGGCAACATCCGGCTGCTCCGTTTTACTACGAGTCAGCTCCGCCGTTACTCCAGTCGATTTGTACTGGTATTGTTGATAGGAGTTGA